From a single Leishmania infantum JPCM5 genome chromosome 36 genomic region:
- the UMSBP1 gene encoding putative universal minicircle sequence binding protein, with product MSAITCYKCGEAGHMSRSCPRAAATRSCYNCGETGHMSRDCPSERKPKSCYNCGSTDHLSRECTNEAKAGADTRSCYNCGGTGHLSRDCPNERKPKSCYNCGSTDHLSRECPDRH from the coding sequence ATGTCCGCTATCACGTGCTACAAGTGTGGTGAGGCCGGCCACatgtcgcgcagctgcccgcgcgccgcggcgacccGCTCTTGCTACAACTGTGGTGAGACCGGCCACATGAGCCGCGACTGCCCCAGTGAGCGGAAGCCGAAGTCGTGCTACAACTGCGGCTCGACCGACCACCTGTCCCGCGAGTGCACGAACGAGGCCAAGGCCGGCGCCGACACCCGCTCTTGCTACAACTGCGGTGGCACGGGCCACCTGAGCCGCGACTGCCCGAACGAGCGCAAGCCGAAGTCGTGCTACAACTGCGGCTCGACCGACCACCTGTCCCGCGAGTGCCCGGACCGCCACTAG
- a CDS encoding putative proteasome alpha 1 subunit — MFKNEYDSDITTWSPTGRLFQIEYANEAVNNGSATVGVKGRDFVVLAALKRSPVAELSSYQEKVFEVDEHVGMSISGLVADGRVLARFLRTECMNYRYMYSHGMPMNQMADMIGEKHQRHIQFSGKRPFGVGLLLAGYDRQGPHLYQTVPSGDVYDYKATAMGVRSQASRTYLEKHFEHFTDCTLDELVAHALKALASATSEGVELNVKNTTIAIVGKDTPFTIFEEESARRYLDGFKMRPEDRVAAADDEEEVLHEQPLDVEE; from the coding sequence ATGTTCAAGAACGAGTACGATAGCGACATCACGACCTGGAGCCCGACGGGCCGGCTCTTTCAGATCGAGTATGCGAATGAGGCTGTCAACAACGGCTCCGCGACGGTTGGCGTGAAAGGGAGGGACTTTGTCGTGCTCGCCGCACTCAAGCGCAGCCCCGTCGCGGAGCTGTCCTCGTACCAAGAAAAGGTCTTCGAGGTTGACGAGCATGTTGGCATGTCCATCTCGGGCCTCGTGGCGGATGGCCGCGTGCTTGCTCGCTTCCTGCGCACAGAATGCATGAACTACCGCTACATGTATAGCCATGGTATGCCGATGAATCAAATGGCGGACATGATCGGCGAGaagcaccagcgccacaTCCAATTCAGCGGCAAGCGTCCTTTCGGCGTTGGCCTGCTGCTTGCTGGTTACGATCGCCAGGGACCGCACCTGTACCAGACGGTGCCGTCCGGTGACGTTTACGACTACAAGGCCACGGCGATGGGCGTGCGCTCGCAGGCGTCCCGCACGTATTTGGAGAAGCATTTCGAGCACTTCACCGACTGCACCCTCGATGAGCTCGTGGCGCACGCACTGAAGGCCCTCGCTTCCGCGACATCGGAGGGCGTGGAGTTGAATGTAAAGAAcaccaccatcgccatcGTAGGCAAGGATACCCCCTTCACCATCtttgaggaggagagcgcgcgcaggtACCTGGATGGGTTCAAGATGCGTCCAGAAGaccgcgtggcggcggcggacgatgaggaggaggttCTGCACGAGCAGCCTCTGGACGTCGAGGAAtag